A genomic stretch from Zeimonas sediminis includes:
- a CDS encoding low molecular weight protein-tyrosine-phosphatase has translation MNTRILFVCMGNICRSPMAEGVFRQMVRQAGLDEVVQVASAGTHAFHAGEAPDKRAQVTAAKRGYDISDLRARRVKDKDFEDFDMILAMDWDNLALLQQMAPKSAHHKLQLLMRFASDHESATIPDPYYGNQQGFEQVLDYIEDACNGLLEVAKRRATQVAAA, from the coding sequence ATGAACACCCGCATCCTGTTCGTCTGCATGGGCAACATCTGCCGCTCGCCGATGGCCGAGGGGGTGTTCCGCCAGATGGTGCGGCAGGCGGGCCTCGACGAGGTGGTGCAGGTCGCATCGGCCGGCACGCACGCCTTCCACGCCGGCGAGGCGCCCGACAAGCGCGCCCAGGTCACCGCGGCCAAGCGCGGTTACGACATCTCCGACCTGCGCGCCCGCCGGGTCAAGGACAAGGACTTCGAGGATTTCGACATGATCCTCGCGATGGACTGGGACAACCTGGCCCTGCTGCAGCAGATGGCCCCCAAGAGCGCGCACCACAAGCTGCAGCTGCTGATGCGCTTCGCCAGCGACCACGAGTCGGCCACGATTCCCGACCCGTACTACGGCAACCAGCAGGGCTTCGAGCAGGTGCTCGACTACATCGAGGACGCCTGCAACGGCCTGCTCGAAGTCGCCAAGCGCCGCGCCACGCAGGTTGCCGCGGCCTGA
- the hscA gene encoding Fe-S protein assembly chaperone HscA: MALLQISEPGMSPEPHRRRLAVGIDLGTTNSLVAAVRSGAADVLPDAGGGVLLPSVVRYGPDGAVSVGAEAAAQAAADPRDTIVSVKRFMGRGLADAQALRTPYEFVDAPGMVRLRTRAGDLSPVEVSAEILRVLRARAEDTLGGELVGAVVTVPAYFDDAQRQATKDAARLAGLEVLRLLNEPTAAAVAYGLDAGAEGTYVVYDLGGGTFDVSILRLSRGVFEVVATGGDSALGGDDFDRRIVEWALRETGLAPADSASPIDDALAAGSLSAGDLRAMANEARRAKEALSEAEADTFSVQLSDATRVRLPLASARFEALTADLLERTLAATRRALRDARLAAADVDGVVLVGGATRMPQVRRAAAKLFGREPLDSIDPDRVVALGAAMQANLLAGNGGDDWLLLDVIPLSLGLETMGGLVEKIVPRNATIPTARAQDFTTFRDGQTALAIHVVQGERELVSDCRSLARFELRGIPPMAAGAARIRVTFQVDADGLLSVTAREQSSGAAASVTVKPSFGLSDEEIASMLQGSFAAAGDDMRLRALREQQVEAERLLEATLAALAADGDLLSAPERADVEALIARLGAAREGTDTAAIRKAIEALAGGTEAFAARRMDRAIGLALTGRRLDEIGR, from the coding sequence ATGGCTCTCCTGCAGATTTCCGAACCCGGCATGTCGCCCGAGCCGCACCGGCGGCGACTCGCGGTGGGCATCGACCTGGGCACGACCAACTCGCTGGTGGCCGCGGTGCGCTCCGGCGCGGCCGACGTGCTGCCCGACGCCGGCGGCGGCGTGCTGCTGCCCTCGGTCGTGCGCTACGGCCCCGACGGCGCGGTGTCGGTCGGGGCCGAGGCCGCCGCCCAGGCGGCGGCCGACCCGCGCGACACGATCGTCTCGGTCAAGCGCTTCATGGGCCGCGGGCTCGCCGACGCGCAGGCGCTGCGCACGCCCTACGAGTTCGTCGACGCGCCGGGCATGGTCAGGCTGCGCACGCGGGCCGGCGACCTGAGCCCGGTCGAGGTTTCGGCCGAGATCCTCCGGGTGCTCAGGGCGCGGGCCGAGGACACGCTCGGCGGCGAGCTGGTCGGCGCGGTCGTCACGGTGCCGGCCTACTTCGACGATGCGCAGCGGCAGGCCACCAAGGACGCGGCCCGGCTGGCGGGCCTCGAGGTGCTGCGCCTGCTGAACGAGCCGACCGCGGCGGCGGTCGCCTACGGTCTCGATGCGGGCGCCGAGGGCACCTACGTCGTCTACGACCTCGGCGGCGGCACCTTCGACGTCTCGATCCTGCGCCTGTCGCGCGGCGTGTTCGAGGTCGTCGCCACCGGCGGCGACTCGGCGCTCGGCGGCGACGATTTCGACCGCCGCATCGTCGAGTGGGCGCTGCGCGAGACCGGCCTCGCGCCGGCCGACAGCGCATCGCCGATCGACGACGCCTTGGCCGCGGGCAGTCTGTCGGCGGGCGACCTGAGAGCGATGGCCAACGAGGCGCGGCGCGCCAAGGAAGCGCTGAGCGAGGCCGAGGCGGACACTTTCTCGGTGCAGTTGTCCGACGCGACCCGCGTGCGCCTGCCGCTGGCCTCGGCGCGCTTCGAGGCGCTGACGGCCGACCTGCTGGAACGCACGCTGGCGGCGACGCGCCGGGCGCTGCGCGACGCGAGGCTCGCCGCGGCCGACGTCGACGGCGTGGTGCTGGTCGGCGGCGCGACCCGCATGCCGCAGGTTCGGCGGGCCGCTGCGAAGCTGTTCGGCCGCGAGCCGCTCGACAGCATCGACCCCGACCGCGTCGTGGCGCTCGGCGCGGCGATGCAGGCCAACCTGCTGGCCGGCAACGGCGGCGACGACTGGCTGCTGCTCGACGTGATCCCGCTTTCGCTCGGCCTGGAGACGATGGGCGGGCTGGTCGAGAAGATCGTGCCGCGCAATGCGACGATCCCGACCGCGCGCGCGCAGGACTTCACCACCTTCCGCGACGGCCAGACCGCGCTGGCGATCCACGTGGTGCAGGGCGAGCGCGAGCTGGTGTCCGATTGCCGCTCGCTCGCTCGCTTCGAGCTGCGAGGCATTCCGCCGATGGCTGCCGGCGCCGCCCGGATCCGGGTCACCTTCCAGGTCGACGCCGACGGCCTGCTGTCGGTCACCGCGCGCGAGCAGTCGAGCGGCGCGGCGGCCTCGGTCACGGTCAAGCCCTCGTTCGGGCTGTCCGACGAGGAGATCGCCTCGATGCTGCAGGGCTCCTTCGCCGCGGCAGGCGACGACATGAGGCTGCGCGCGCTGCGCGAGCAGCAGGTCGAGGCCGAGCGCCTGCTCGAGGCCACACTGGCGGCGCTGGCCGCCGACGGCGACCTGCTGTCTGCGCCCGAGCGGGCCGACGTGGAGGCGCTGATCGCACGGCTCGGCGCCGCTCGCGAGGGCACCGACACCGCCGCGATCCGCAAGGCGATCGAGGCGCTTGCCGGTGGCACCGAGGCCTTCGCGGCGCGCCGGATGGACCGCGCGATCGGTCTTGCCCTGACCGGCCGGCGGCTCGACGAGATCGGCCGCTGA
- a CDS encoding DUF4148 domain-containing protein: MRALLFTALVAVSSTASVVAQEIVEFEDHFVSRLTRAEVIQDLGRARSHGEMVTAGEISAFADDEARAPRDVAAVRAEAGEAARSVAAGTVYSAENRN, translated from the coding sequence ATGAGAGCGCTGTTGTTCACCGCGCTCGTCGCGGTGTCGTCCACGGCGTCCGTCGTGGCGCAGGAGATCGTGGAGTTCGAAGACCACTTCGTGTCGCGACTGACGCGGGCCGAGGTGATCCAGGACCTCGGCCGCGCGAGGTCGCATGGCGAGATGGTCACGGCGGGGGAGATCTCCGCGTTCGCGGATGACGAGGCGCGCGCGCCGCGCGACGTCGCCGCGGTCCGCGCCGAGGCAGGCGAGGCTGCCCGCAGTGTCGCCGCGGGAACCGTCTACAGTGCCGAGAACAGGAACTGA
- the iscA gene encoding iron-sulfur cluster assembly protein IscA translates to MAVTLTEAAARHVSGYLARRGKGIGLRVGVRTTGCSGLAYKLEFADEADPTDLSFESHGVKVFVDPKSLPYIDGTELDFAREGLNEGFKFRNPNVAAECGCGESFTV, encoded by the coding sequence ATGGCTGTCACGCTCACCGAAGCTGCCGCCCGGCACGTGTCGGGCTACCTGGCGCGCCGCGGCAAGGGCATCGGCCTTCGCGTCGGCGTGCGCACCACCGGCTGCTCGGGCCTCGCCTACAAGCTGGAGTTCGCCGACGAGGCCGACCCGACCGACCTGTCCTTCGAGAGCCACGGCGTGAAGGTCTTCGTCGACCCGAAGAGCCTTCCGTACATCGACGGAACCGAGCTCGACTTCGCTCGCGAGGGCCTGAACGAGGGCTTCAAGTTCAGGAACCCGAACGTCGCGGCCGAGTGCGGTTGCGGCGAATCGTTCACGGTCTGA
- a CDS encoding amino acid aminotransferase translates to MSQSMFAAVQLAPRDPILGLTEAFNADTRTNKVNLGVGVYYDDNGKLPLLAAVREAEKSRLETAPARGYLPIEGFGAYNQAVQHLLFGKDSPLLAAGRVATFEALGGTGGLKIGADFLKRLNPGAEVWISDPSWENHRALFEGAGFKVNTYPYYDAASHDVNFAGMLAALNAMPAGSIVVLHACCHNPTGVDLGLEQWKQVVEAVRARELVAFLDMAYQGFGDGIEEDAAALRLFADSGLPFFVSSSFSKSFSLYGERVGALSIVTLDRDETARVISQVKRVIRTNYSNPPTHGAAIVAAVLSTPELRKLWEQELAGMRERIRQMREQLVAKLKERGVKQDFSFVTRQRGMFSYSGLTSAQVDRLREEFGIYAIGTGRICLAALNSKNIDAVADAIAKVVAG, encoded by the coding sequence ATGAGCCAGTCGATGTTCGCCGCCGTCCAGTTGGCCCCTCGTGACCCGATTCTGGGACTGACCGAAGCCTTCAACGCCGACACGCGCACCAACAAGGTGAACCTCGGCGTCGGCGTCTACTACGACGACAACGGCAAGCTGCCGCTGCTCGCCGCGGTGCGGGAAGCCGAGAAATCCCGCCTCGAAACCGCTCCGGCGCGCGGCTACCTGCCGATCGAAGGCTTCGGCGCCTACAACCAGGCGGTGCAGCACCTTCTGTTCGGCAAGGACTCGCCGCTGCTGGCCGCCGGCCGGGTCGCGACCTTCGAGGCGCTCGGCGGAACCGGGGGCCTGAAGATCGGCGCCGACTTCCTGAAGCGGCTGAATCCGGGCGCCGAGGTCTGGATCAGCGACCCGAGCTGGGAGAACCACCGCGCGCTGTTCGAGGGCGCCGGTTTCAAGGTCAATACCTATCCGTACTACGACGCCGCCTCGCATGACGTGAACTTCGCCGGCATGCTCGCCGCGCTGAACGCGATGCCCGCCGGTTCGATCGTGGTGCTGCACGCCTGCTGCCACAACCCGACCGGCGTCGATCTCGGGCTCGAGCAGTGGAAGCAGGTCGTCGAGGCGGTTCGCGCGCGCGAGCTCGTCGCCTTCCTCGACATGGCCTACCAGGGCTTCGGCGACGGCATCGAAGAGGACGCGGCTGCGCTGCGACTGTTCGCCGACTCCGGCCTGCCCTTCTTCGTTTCGAGCTCGTTCTCGAAATCGTTCTCGCTGTACGGCGAGCGGGTCGGCGCGCTGTCGATCGTCACGCTCGACCGCGACGAGACCGCCCGGGTGATCAGCCAGGTCAAGCGGGTGATCCGCACCAACTACTCGAACCCGCCGACCCACGGCGCCGCGATCGTCGCGGCCGTGCTGTCCACGCCCGAACTGCGCAAGCTGTGGGAGCAGGAACTCGCCGGCATGCGCGAGCGGATCCGGCAGATGCGCGAGCAGCTCGTCGCGAAGCTGAAGGAGCGCGGCGTGAAGCAGGACTTCTCCTTCGTGACCAGGCAGCGGGGCATGTTCTCGTACTCGGGGCTCACGTCGGCGCAGGTCGACCGCCTGCGCGAGGAATTCGGGATCTACGCGATCGGCACCGGCCGGATCTGCCTGGCCGCGCTGAACAGCAAGAACATCGACGCGGTGGCCGACGCGATCGCGAAGGTGGTGGCAGGCTAA
- the uvrB gene encoding excinuclease ABC subunit UvrB has product MTDLALDSTKFVSFPGSPFRLYQPFPPAGDQPEAIARLVEGIEDGLSFQTLLGVTGSGKTFTMANVIARLGRPALVLAPNKTLAAQLYAEMREFFPNNAVEYFVSYYDYYQPEAYVPQRDLFIEKDSSINEHIEQMRLSATKSLLERRDTVIVATVSCIYGIGNPNDYHAMVMTLRVKDRMSQRDVLQRLVSMQYKRNETDFVRGSFRVRGDTIDIFPAEHAELAVRVELFDDEVESIQLFDPLTGRVQQKIPRFTVYPSSHYVTPRATVLRAIETIKEELRERLAFFNAQGKFVEAQRLEQRTRFDIEMLQELGFCKGIENYTRHLSGAAPGEPPPTLVDYLPSDALMIVDESHVTIGQLGGMYRGDRSRKETLVEYGFRLPSALDNRPLTFEEFESKVRQCVFVSATPADYEARQSGQVVEQVVRPTGLVDPLVTVRPATTQVDDVLSEIRARVGQGERVLVTTLTKRMAEDLTDYLGEHGVKVRYLHSDIDTVERVEIIRDLRLGTFDVLVGINLLREGLDIPEVSLVAILDADKEGFLRSERSLIQTIGRAARNLNGTAILYADRVTDSMRRAIDETERRRAKQVAFNAEHGIVPRGVSKQIREMIDGVWDPQQARQELKAAEQQAGYGVMSEKAATKEIKRLEKLMLEHAKNLEFEKAAQVRDQLAALKERFFGSDGGSNVVPFVAGKAA; this is encoded by the coding sequence ATGACCGATCTCGCGCTCGACAGCACGAAGTTCGTCAGCTTCCCGGGAAGCCCTTTCCGGCTGTACCAGCCCTTTCCCCCGGCTGGCGACCAGCCGGAGGCCATCGCGCGCCTGGTCGAGGGCATCGAGGACGGCCTGAGCTTCCAGACGCTGCTCGGCGTGACCGGCTCGGGCAAGACCTTCACGATGGCCAACGTCATCGCGCGGCTCGGGCGCCCCGCGCTGGTGCTCGCGCCGAACAAGACGCTGGCGGCGCAGTTGTACGCGGAGATGCGGGAGTTCTTCCCGAACAACGCGGTCGAGTACTTCGTTTCCTATTACGACTACTACCAGCCCGAGGCATACGTGCCTCAGCGCGACCTGTTCATCGAGAAGGATTCGTCGATCAACGAGCACATCGAGCAGATGAGGCTGTCGGCGACCAAGTCGCTGCTCGAGCGCCGCGACACGGTGATCGTCGCGACCGTGTCGTGCATCTACGGCATCGGCAATCCGAACGACTATCACGCGATGGTGATGACGCTGCGCGTGAAGGACCGGATGTCGCAGCGAGACGTGCTGCAGCGGCTGGTGTCGATGCAGTACAAGCGCAACGAGACCGATTTCGTGCGCGGCAGCTTCCGGGTGCGCGGCGACACGATCGACATCTTCCCGGCCGAGCATGCCGAGCTCGCTGTGCGGGTCGAGCTGTTCGACGACGAGGTCGAGAGCATCCAGCTCTTCGACCCGCTGACCGGCCGGGTGCAGCAGAAGATCCCGCGCTTCACCGTCTACCCGTCGTCGCACTACGTGACGCCGCGGGCAACGGTGCTGCGGGCGATCGAGACGATCAAGGAGGAGCTGCGCGAGCGGCTGGCCTTCTTCAACGCGCAGGGCAAGTTCGTCGAGGCGCAGCGCCTCGAGCAGCGCACCCGCTTCGACATCGAGATGCTTCAGGAGCTCGGCTTCTGCAAGGGCATCGAGAACTACACGCGGCACTTGTCGGGTGCGGCGCCCGGCGAGCCGCCGCCGACGCTGGTCGACTATCTGCCGTCCGACGCGCTGATGATCGTCGACGAGAGCCACGTCACGATCGGCCAGCTCGGCGGCATGTACCGCGGCGACCGCTCGCGCAAGGAGACCCTGGTCGAGTACGGTTTCCGGCTGCCCTCCGCGCTGGACAACCGGCCGCTGACCTTCGAGGAGTTCGAGTCGAAGGTCCGCCAGTGCGTGTTCGTTTCCGCCACGCCGGCCGACTACGAGGCGCGCCAGTCGGGCCAGGTCGTCGAGCAGGTGGTGAGGCCCACCGGCCTGGTCGATCCCCTGGTCACGGTGCGGCCGGCGACCACGCAGGTCGACGACGTGTTGTCGGAGATCCGGGCCCGGGTCGGGCAGGGCGAGCGGGTGCTGGTCACCACGCTCACCAAGCGCATGGCCGAGGACCTGACCGACTACCTGGGCGAGCACGGCGTGAAGGTCCGCTATCTGCACTCGGACATCGACACGGTCGAGCGGGTCGAGATCATCCGCGACCTGCGGCTCGGCACCTTCGACGTGCTGGTCGGCATCAACCTGCTGCGCGAGGGGCTCGACATTCCCGAGGTCTCGCTGGTCGCGATCCTCGATGCCGACAAGGAAGGGTTCCTGCGTTCGGAGCGCAGCCTGATCCAGACGATCGGCCGGGCGGCGCGCAACCTGAACGGCACGGCGATCCTCTACGCCGACCGGGTCACCGACTCGATGCGCCGCGCAATCGACGAGACCGAGCGCCGGCGCGCGAAGCAGGTGGCGTTCAACGCCGAGCACGGGATCGTGCCGCGCGGCGTCAGCAAGCAGATCCGCGAAATGATCGACGGCGTCTGGGACCCGCAGCAGGCACGCCAGGAGCTGAAGGCGGCCGAGCAGCAGGCCGGCTACGGGGTGATGTCGGAGAAGGCCGCCACGAAGGAGATCAAGCGGCTCGAGAAGCTGATGCTCGAGCACGCGAAGAACCTGGAGTTCGAGAAGGCCGCGCAGGTGCGCGACCAGCTCGCCGCATTGAAGGAGCGGTTTTTCGGCTCGGACGGAGGAAGCAACGTCGTTCCGTTCGTGGCCGGCAAGGCCGCTTGA
- the hscB gene encoding Fe-S protein assembly co-chaperone HscB, translated as MEALRRNYFELFSLPASFALDPPALESAWRALQGAVHPDRHAGAPESQRRLAMQLAAHVNEAVRTLRDPCRRAEYLCALNGVSVEAESNTSMPAAFLMQQMDWRERLEEARDAGDEVGLQALRVELGNERERLLEGLADAIDRRGEFVAAAGLVRQLMFVERFGQGIDSMDS; from the coding sequence ATGGAAGCGCTGCGCCGCAACTACTTCGAGCTGTTCTCGCTGCCCGCCTCGTTCGCGCTCGACCCGCCTGCGCTGGAGTCGGCCTGGCGCGCCCTGCAGGGCGCGGTGCATCCCGACCGCCATGCCGGCGCGCCCGAGTCGCAGCGCAGGCTCGCGATGCAGCTCGCCGCGCACGTCAACGAGGCGGTGCGCACGCTTCGCGATCCCTGCCGGCGGGCGGAGTATCTTTGCGCGCTGAACGGCGTGTCGGTCGAGGCCGAGTCGAACACCTCGATGCCGGCGGCGTTCCTGATGCAGCAGATGGATTGGCGAGAGCGGCTCGAGGAGGCGCGCGACGCAGGCGACGAGGTCGGACTGCAGGCGCTGCGCGTCGAGCTCGGCAACGAACGCGAGCGCTTGCTCGAGGGCCTGGCCGATGCGATCGACCGGCGCGGCGAGTTCGTGGCAGCGGCGGGCCTCGTGCGGCAGCTGATGTTCGTCGAACGCTTCGGCCAAGGCATCGATTCGATGGATTCCTGA
- a CDS encoding IscS subfamily cysteine desulfurase, with protein MRLPIYLDYSATTPVDPRVVDKMVPWLYEHFGNPASRSHPYGWEAEKAVEEARGQVAALVNCDPREIVWTSGATESINLALKGAAHFYKERGRHLVTVRTEHKATLDTMRELERQGFEVTYLEVRPDGLIDLDAFVAALRPDTIVASVMYVNNEIGVIQDVARLGEICRERGIVFHVDAAQATGKLPIDLGALKVDLMSFSAHKTYGPKGVGALYIRRKPRVRIEAQIHGGGHERGFRSGTLPTHQIVGMGEAFRIAREEMATENERVRMLRDRLLNGLSQIEEVYVNGDLEQRVPHNLNMSFNYVEGESLIMAIKDIAVSSGSACTSASLEPSYVLRALGRSDELAHSSIRFSVGRFTTEEEVDFAVDLIRKRVGKLREMSPLWEMVQEGIDLDTVQWAAH; from the coding sequence ATGCGACTCCCGATTTACCTTGACTATTCCGCAACGACGCCGGTCGATCCGCGTGTCGTGGACAAGATGGTTCCCTGGCTGTACGAGCACTTCGGGAATCCCGCCTCCCGCAGCCATCCGTACGGCTGGGAGGCGGAGAAGGCGGTCGAGGAGGCGCGAGGCCAGGTTGCCGCGCTGGTGAACTGCGATCCGCGCGAGATCGTCTGGACCTCGGGGGCGACCGAGTCGATCAATCTCGCGCTGAAGGGTGCCGCGCACTTCTACAAGGAGCGCGGCCGCCACCTGGTCACGGTGCGCACCGAACACAAGGCCACGCTCGACACGATGCGCGAGCTCGAGCGCCAGGGCTTCGAAGTCACCTATCTCGAGGTTCGGCCCGACGGCCTGATCGACCTCGACGCGTTCGTGGCGGCGCTGCGGCCCGACACGATCGTCGCGTCGGTCATGTACGTGAACAACGAGATCGGGGTGATCCAGGACGTCGCCAGGCTGGGCGAGATCTGCCGCGAGCGCGGCATCGTGTTCCACGTCGACGCGGCACAGGCCACCGGCAAGCTGCCGATCGACCTCGGCGCGCTGAAGGTCGACCTGATGTCGTTCTCGGCGCACAAGACCTACGGCCCCAAGGGCGTCGGAGCGCTCTACATCCGGCGCAAGCCGCGCGTGCGGATCGAGGCGCAGATCCACGGCGGCGGCCACGAGCGCGGGTTCCGCTCGGGCACGCTGCCCACGCACCAGATCGTCGGCATGGGCGAGGCCTTCCGGATCGCCCGCGAGGAAATGGCCACCGAGAACGAGCGCGTCCGCATGCTGCGCGACCGTCTGCTGAACGGGCTCTCGCAGATCGAGGAGGTCTACGTCAACGGCGACCTCGAGCAGCGGGTGCCGCACAACCTGAACATGAGCTTCAACTACGTCGAGGGCGAGTCGCTGATCATGGCGATCAAGGACATCGCGGTGTCCAGCGGATCGGCCTGCACCTCGGCGAGCCTGGAGCCGTCCTACGTGCTGCGGGCGCTCGGTCGCAGCGACGAACTGGCGCACAGCTCGATCCGCTTCTCGGTCGGCCGCTTCACGACCGAAGAAGAGGTCGATTTCGCGGTCGACCTGATCCGCAAGCGCGTCGGCAAGCTGCGCGAGATGTCGCCGCTGTGGGAGATGGTCCAGGAAGGCATCGACCTCGACACGGTCCAGTGGGCCGCCCACTGA
- the fdx gene encoding ISC system 2Fe-2S type ferredoxin, giving the protein MPRITVLPHEALCPQGAEFDAEPGAVLCRELLDHGIAIEHACELSCACTTCHVVVKQGFASLDASEEEEDDMLDKAWGLTAQSRLSCQVRVKAADLTIEIPKYTINHAREEH; this is encoded by the coding sequence ATGCCCAGGATCACCGTTCTGCCCCACGAAGCCCTTTGCCCGCAGGGCGCCGAGTTCGACGCCGAGCCGGGCGCCGTGCTCTGCCGCGAGTTGCTCGATCACGGCATCGCGATCGAGCACGCCTGCGAGCTGTCCTGCGCGTGCACGACCTGCCACGTGGTCGTGAAGCAGGGCTTCGCCTCGCTCGACGCCTCGGAAGAGGAGGAGGACGACATGCTCGACAAGGCCTGGGGCCTGACGGCACAGTCCCGCCTGTCCTGTCAGGTGCGCGTGAAGGCTGCCGACCTGACCATCGAGATCCCGAAGTACACGATCAACCACGCCCGCGAAGAGCACTGA
- the iscR gene encoding Fe-S cluster assembly transcriptional regulator IscR, producing the protein MRLTTKGRFAVTAMIDLAMRQHQGPVTLAGISQRQKISLSYLEQLFGKLRRHELVESTRGPGGGYTLARPAKSVTVADIIFAVDEPLDATQCGGKENCNDDGPCMTHELWSNLNKRMIEYLDSVSLGELVEQQRGREAQNRQPREISVLKEHRAALEFPTSTLQPIKLDNGRITTI; encoded by the coding sequence ATGAGACTGACCACCAAGGGACGTTTCGCGGTCACCGCCATGATCGACCTGGCGATGCGTCAGCATCAGGGTCCCGTCACGCTGGCCGGCATCAGCCAGCGCCAGAAGATCTCGCTGTCCTACCTCGAGCAACTGTTCGGCAAGCTGCGCCGGCACGAGCTCGTCGAGAGCACGCGCGGGCCGGGCGGCGGCTACACGCTGGCGCGTCCGGCCAAGAGCGTCACCGTGGCCGACATCATCTTCGCGGTCGACGAGCCCCTCGACGCGACCCAGTGCGGCGGCAAGGAAAACTGCAACGACGACGGCCCGTGCATGACGCACGAGCTCTGGTCGAACCTGAACAAGCGGATGATCGAGTACCTCGACTCGGTCTCGCTCGGCGAACTGGTCGAGCAGCAGCGTGGCCGCGAGGCGCAGAACCGCCAGCCGCGCGAGATCTCGGTGCTCAAGGAGCATCGCGCCGCGCTCGAGTTCCCGACCTCCACGCTGCAGCCGATCAAGCTCGACAACGGCCGCATCACGACCATCTGA
- the iscX gene encoding Fe-S cluster assembly protein IscX has product MKWTDVQAIAIELAEAHPDIDPKSVRFTDLHRWVLELPGFDDDPKRSGEKILEAIQQAWIDEAD; this is encoded by the coding sequence ATGAAGTGGACCGACGTCCAGGCGATCGCGATCGAGCTCGCCGAGGCCCACCCCGACATCGACCCGAAGTCGGTGCGTTTCACCGACCTGCACCGATGGGTGCTCGAGCTGCCCGGCTTCGACGACGACCCGAAGCGCTCCGGCGAGAAGATCCTCGAAGCGATCCAGCAGGCCTGGATCGACGAGGCCGATTGA
- the iscU gene encoding Fe-S cluster assembly scaffold IscU, whose protein sequence is MAYSEKVIDHYENPRNVGALDRNDPQVGTGMVGAPACGDVMKLQIRVNDAGIIEDARFKTYGCGSAIASSSLVTEWVKGKSLDEAMAIRNTQIAEELALPPVKIHCSILAEDAIKAAVDDYRRKHGEAAPAAEADGRQAA, encoded by the coding sequence ATGGCCTACAGCGAAAAAGTCATCGATCACTACGAGAACCCGCGCAACGTCGGCGCGCTCGATCGCAACGACCCTCAGGTCGGCACCGGCATGGTCGGCGCGCCGGCCTGCGGCGACGTGATGAAGCTGCAGATCCGCGTCAACGACGCCGGCATCATCGAGGACGCCCGCTTCAAGACCTACGGCTGCGGCTCCGCGATCGCCTCGTCGTCGCTGGTCACCGAATGGGTCAAGGGCAAGTCGCTCGACGAGGCGATGGCGATCCGCAACACGCAGATCGCCGAGGAACTGGCGCTGCCGCCGGTCAAGATCCACTGTTCGATCCTGGCCGAAGACGCGATCAAGGCCGCGGTCGACGACTATCGCCGCAAGCACGGCGAGGCGGCGCCGGCCGCCGAGGCCGACGGCCGCCAGGCGGCCTGA
- a CDS encoding sigma-70 family RNA polymerase sigma factor, whose product MGQSDKQVSGELALLRARLVRYARLLTRDAATAEDLVQDTLVAVVLRRSAPRGEASITTWAIGILKHKAADWWRSRESRWATNLEVEDGDEPLDALCRDCQHLGFCVSLAAEPEAALERRELAAAIARCASRLPAVAAQVFILHECLGFDTVEVCAQLGLSPANCRMLLHRARTTLRKCLEHDWQPGHGRSAERSSRLPAAQRPTPRR is encoded by the coding sequence TTGGGGCAGTCTGACAAGCAGGTTTCCGGGGAGCTGGCGCTGCTGCGGGCGCGCCTGGTTCGATACGCGCGCCTGCTGACACGCGATGCCGCCACTGCCGAGGATCTCGTCCAGGACACGCTCGTCGCCGTCGTCCTGCGCCGCTCGGCACCCAGGGGCGAGGCCAGCATCACCACCTGGGCGATCGGCATCCTGAAGCACAAGGCCGCCGACTGGTGGCGCTCCCGGGAGAGCCGCTGGGCGACCAACCTCGAGGTCGAGGATGGCGACGAGCCGCTCGACGCGCTGTGTCGCGACTGCCAGCATCTCGGCTTCTGCGTGTCGCTCGCGGCCGAGCCCGAGGCTGCGCTCGAGCGCCGCGAGCTGGCGGCAGCCATCGCGCGTTGCGCGTCGCGCCTGCCGGCGGTGGCTGCGCAGGTCTTCATCCTGCACGAGTGCCTCGGCTTCGACACGGTCGAGGTCTGCGCCCAGCTGGGGTTGTCGCCGGCCAACTGCCGGATGCTGTTGCATCGCGCGCGAACGACGCTGCGCAAGTGCCTCGAGCACGACTGGCAGCCCGGGCACGGTCGCTCGGCGGAACGGTCGTCACGACTGCCCGCGGCGCAACGACCAACACCGCGACGGTAA